From the genome of Thermaerobacter marianensis DSM 12885:
GGATGGCGTAGATCGAGGGCACGACGAATCGGGGCGTCAGCAACCGCCACAAGCGCTGCACGCGGGGGACTCCTTTCCGGTTCTCACGCCCCATTATACGGCACGCACCCTGCGCCTCGCGGGTGGGATGGCCGGTCCGGTCGCTGGCCCGAGGACCGCAGCCCGAAGCCGCCCGTGCACGGGGGCCGCCGCCCCGACCGCCGGGAGAGGCCTAGGGTTCGCCGTCGTCCTCCTCCTCGTCCCGGGGACCGCCGGCCGGCAGGCCGGGTTCGTCCAGCACGTGGCGGGTCAGCTTGCGCACGGCCCGCTTTTCGATGCGGGAGACGTAGGAACGGGAGATGCCCAGCACCCGGGCCACCTCCCGCTGGGTGTAGCGGCGCTGGCCGTCCAGGCCGAAGCGCAGCTCCAGCACCCGGCGCTCCCGCGGCCCCAGCTCCCGCACCGCTTCCCGGATGCGTCGGGCCAGGAGCCGGCGGCCCACCGTGTCCTCTACGGCGTCGTCGTCGGCGGGCAGCATGTCCATCAGGGTCACCTCGTTGCCCTCCCGGTCGACGCCGATGGGGTTCTGCAGGAAGACCTCCCGCCGGTTGCGGCGGGTCGCCCGCAGGTGCATCAGGATCTCGTTCTCGATGCACCGGGCGGCGTAGGTGGCCAGGCGCGTCCCCTTGCTGGGATCGTAGGTGTCGACGCCCTTGATCAGGCCCACGGTGCCGATGCTGATCAGGTCCTCCGGGTCCTCGCCGGTCTCGTCGAACTTCTTGGCGATGTGGGCCACCAGGCGCAGGTTGCGCTCGATCAGCACGTCCCGCGCCCGCTCGTCGCCGTGGCGCATGCGCTCCAGGTAGTGGGCCTCTTCCTCCGGGGTCAGGGGCTGGGGGAAGCTGCGGCCCGTCTGCAGGTAGCCGACCAGGTAGAGCAGGCCGCGCACCAGGGCCGCCCCAAGGAGCAGCAGCCATCCGGGTCCCATGGCAGCGCCTCCTCGCCGAAGTACGGGATGCCGCCGTGCCCGCTGCTCGTACCGCCGGGCGCGGGGATTCCCGCACGGGCCTCGCCGCCGGCGAGGGCCGCACCGGGGACAGGTCCGAGCCCACACCCTGCGGCGCGGGGCATGCCGGGGCCGGAGGGGCCGGACCCCCGGCGCGGGACGAACCCGTCACACCCGGCAGCGTGGCGAGCCAGCACGCGGGGCACTGCCACGGTATGCGCAGCGGGCGCGGGCCGTACCTGTCCGGTGTGGAAAATGGGCGCAGGCGGAGGCCGATGGGTGCGGCATGGCAGGCAACGGAGGCGGGCAACCGGCTCCCGCCCGGGTGGCCCGGAGCGCCCCGCCCCGGAGGGGAACGCCGCGCCGGCCGGACGGGGCATGCGTCAAAGGCGCCGCTGGTGGTTCAACCGTCCCGGTCCTGCAGCGACTGCCGGTAGGCCTGCACGTTGCGGTTGTGCTCGGCCAGGGTGCGGGCAAACCGGTGGCGACCCGACCCGTCGGGGCTCAGGACGAAGTACAGATAGTCGACGTCGGCGGGTTGAAGCACGGCTTGCAGCGCGGCCCGGCCCGGGGCGCCGATGGGCCCGGGCGGCAGGCCGGGGTACCGGTAGGTGTTGTAGGGCGAGTCGGTGCGCAGGTCGCGGTAGGTCAGGGTGCCCGAGGTCCGCCCCAGGGCGTAGAGCACCGTGGGGTCGGCGTCCAAGGACATGCCGCGCTCCAGGCGATTGAGGTAGACGGCCGCGATCACGGGCCGCTCGTCGGCGACCCGGGCCTCCCGCTCCACGATGGACGCCAGGGTGACCGCCTGGTGGACCGTCAGCCCCAGGCGGCGGGCCCGTTCCTCCTCACCCTCACCGAACACCTGGCGGAAGCGGTCCAGCATCATCCGGACCACCAGGGCCGGGTCGGCCCGCCCGGATTCGTCCACGGGAACCCGGTATGTATCGGGAATGAGGTATCCTTCCAGGGGCTCCTTGAGGGCGGCCCGCGCCTTGGGGTCGCGGGGGAGGTAGGGCCAGGTCGCCGCCGCCCGGTCCAGGGCGGCGCGGAAGGCCTGCCGGTCGACCAGCCCCTGCCGGTCCAGGT
Proteins encoded in this window:
- the mltG gene encoding endolytic transglycosylase MltG translates to MRRIPWRWLGAVVAMLAVAAAGAAGWAYRAYQNALQPPRPGSTQAVVVRVPRGASSVEIAELLYRRGLIRDPLAFRVLARLQGRDGELRAGVYRLSPGMPAAAILDKLARGEILTARFTIPEGWTVAQVADHLDRQGLVDRQAFRAALDRAAATWPYLPRDPKARAALKEPLEGYLIPDTYRVPVDESGRADPALVVRMMLDRFRQVFGEGEEERARRLGLTVHQAVTLASIVEREARVADERPVIAAVYLNRLERGMSLDADPTVLYALGRTSGTLTYRDLRTDSPYNTYRYPGLPPGPIGAPGRAALQAVLQPADVDYLYFVLSPDGSGRHRFARTLAEHNRNVQAYRQSLQDRDG
- the sigK gene encoding RNA polymerase sporulation sigma factor SigK, with translation MGPGWLLLLGAALVRGLLYLVGYLQTGRSFPQPLTPEEEAHYLERMRHGDERARDVLIERNLRLVAHIAKKFDETGEDPEDLISIGTVGLIKGVDTYDPSKGTRLATYAARCIENEILMHLRATRRNRREVFLQNPIGVDREGNEVTLMDMLPADDDAVEDTVGRRLLARRIREAVRELGPRERRVLELRFGLDGQRRYTQREVARVLGISRSYVSRIEKRAVRKLTRHVLDEPGLPAGGPRDEEEDDGEP